Proteins found in one Herbiconiux sp. A18JL235 genomic segment:
- a CDS encoding DUF2207 domain-containing protein, which yields MTGDIDDVGDARAVHDDADRIPDPRPQHTPLWALLSRWLLGLEAWLRSHGGTRLRRGLRAFWAVVALAGAVLLFGPVINEPMSLDDITGSASTATDTWIARDFDVDYTIERTDEGRLEAEVVETIGAFFPDGVAETGIVRVLPTQYEGHALDPSDIEVTVDGEPATVDRSESSDQLTLTLSPGTSTTAPLSGDHEFVLHYRLHDLAYTDVDEATGASVDLLAWDVFGPSWPQAFSGLDVSITLPAELDDALVRQPRGALAWTLLAAGEWLSPEDPPAGAGAPPGAVSYGFTNDQNIPPYASARFTMVFEPGTFVMPPPTPLFLVQSFGPLLPLLFLAVTLLLALAARAVAWSDARGRPWFVAQSDPPKGLSARAAAQVLRTPRTFELASALEAVSGRGRPDRTALLRAAARAARRTGRLGDRVRATLGYLSASEYAGQLRGGLRRIPTGFVRDVFIAAPLALTLLQWGLVRQLSHQEPLAVVWWPAAFVVVSSAISLVVLALALTARPLTRKGALVRQHLLGIGVYAERTQLLDRATTRDPLLAYAVVASGRGEARDTGRRVLSLIEGELGDQAASRGWRSSDFLSAPRILVRVVAVVLFAASVTAAAVLPNPYPRSLDPVAYSGDIPGTYFNEVRSFEADAVLTVDDDRRARLAVTERIVVDFATESTSEVPQFVRQWPTRADGQELGLAVTGVTLDGTDAAYRASREGDTELMTTMFREVLTGEHEVVVTYELASPVLAATGARVAEGSDTVDRLRWTALLEGWESSPGWQQDDAPSPLTLSLTIPDALAGSALAAGWITEDTDSSDSARLWEQTVVPFGRVASDAADDTGTIDSREPVAGGTRYLLDVREDGNGFPFELRVNDLGAMLDYPAGTFAGPDPGALVLQKVRDAFPLALVVALGVVALAIGAVSALAARRRGSRRAPPGFVRDLVWWLGSSTAVSTVWLFVWASSDMPGDWPEFPPLGLSALAAIVGAAACWAFTLRQQPSTARGASRPAGRAPSGAARAKRSATRR from the coding sequence GCAGTGCATGACGACGCCGACCGCATACCCGACCCCCGCCCGCAGCACACCCCGCTCTGGGCCCTGCTCTCGCGCTGGCTGCTCGGGCTCGAGGCGTGGCTGCGCTCGCACGGGGGCACGCGCCTGCGCCGCGGCCTGCGGGCGTTCTGGGCAGTGGTCGCGCTCGCCGGTGCCGTGCTGCTGTTCGGGCCGGTCATCAACGAGCCGATGTCGCTCGACGACATCACCGGGTCGGCTTCGACGGCCACCGACACCTGGATCGCCCGCGACTTCGACGTCGACTACACGATCGAGCGCACCGACGAGGGGCGGCTCGAAGCCGAGGTCGTGGAGACCATCGGTGCCTTCTTCCCCGACGGTGTGGCGGAGACGGGCATCGTGCGGGTGCTGCCCACGCAGTACGAGGGGCACGCACTGGACCCCTCCGACATCGAGGTGACGGTCGACGGCGAGCCGGCGACGGTCGATCGTTCCGAGAGCAGCGACCAGCTGACGCTGACGCTCAGCCCGGGTACGAGCACGACCGCCCCCCTCAGCGGCGACCACGAGTTCGTGCTCCACTACCGCCTGCACGACCTCGCCTACACCGATGTCGACGAGGCGACCGGAGCATCCGTCGACCTGCTCGCCTGGGACGTCTTCGGCCCGTCGTGGCCCCAGGCGTTCAGCGGGCTCGACGTGAGCATCACGCTCCCGGCCGAGCTCGACGACGCCCTCGTGCGCCAGCCGCGCGGCGCGCTGGCGTGGACGCTGCTCGCCGCCGGCGAGTGGCTGAGCCCCGAAGACCCGCCGGCCGGTGCGGGTGCGCCCCCAGGTGCCGTCAGCTACGGCTTCACGAACGACCAGAACATCCCGCCCTACGCCTCGGCACGGTTCACGATGGTGTTCGAGCCGGGCACCTTCGTGATGCCGCCGCCGACACCGCTGTTCCTCGTGCAGAGCTTCGGGCCGCTGCTGCCGCTGCTGTTCCTCGCGGTCACCCTGCTGCTCGCGCTCGCGGCGCGGGCCGTCGCGTGGAGCGACGCGCGGGGTCGCCCGTGGTTCGTCGCGCAGTCCGACCCGCCGAAGGGCCTGAGCGCGCGTGCCGCCGCGCAGGTGCTCCGCACCCCGCGCACCTTCGAGCTCGCCTCGGCGCTCGAGGCGGTGAGCGGCAGGGGCCGCCCCGACCGCACCGCGCTCCTGCGGGCTGCGGCGCGTGCCGCCCGCCGCACCGGCCGCCTCGGCGACCGGGTGCGCGCGACGCTGGGCTACCTCTCCGCCTCCGAATACGCCGGGCAGCTGCGCGGGGGCCTGCGCCGCATCCCGACCGGGTTCGTGCGCGACGTCTTCATCGCCGCCCCGCTCGCGCTCACCCTCCTGCAGTGGGGGCTCGTGCGCCAGCTCTCCCACCAGGAGCCGCTCGCCGTGGTGTGGTGGCCGGCGGCGTTCGTGGTGGTGTCGTCGGCGATCTCGCTCGTGGTGCTCGCCCTCGCGCTGACCGCCCGCCCGCTCACCAGGAAGGGTGCGCTCGTGCGGCAGCACCTGCTCGGCATCGGGGTCTACGCCGAGCGCACGCAGCTGCTCGATCGGGCGACGACGCGCGACCCGCTGCTCGCCTACGCCGTCGTGGCGTCGGGCCGGGGTGAGGCCCGCGACACCGGGCGGCGCGTGCTCAGCCTCATCGAGGGCGAGCTCGGCGACCAGGCGGCCTCGCGCGGGTGGCGCAGCAGCGACTTCCTGAGTGCGCCGCGCATCCTGGTGCGGGTGGTGGCGGTGGTGCTGTTCGCCGCCTCCGTCACCGCCGCCGCGGTGCTGCCGAACCCGTACCCGCGGTCGCTCGACCCCGTCGCCTACTCGGGCGACATCCCGGGCACGTACTTCAACGAGGTGCGCTCGTTCGAGGCGGACGCCGTGCTCACGGTCGACGACGACAGGCGCGCGCGGCTCGCGGTCACCGAACGCATCGTCGTGGACTTCGCGACCGAGTCGACCTCCGAGGTTCCGCAGTTCGTGCGGCAGTGGCCGACGCGGGCCGACGGCCAGGAGCTCGGGCTCGCCGTGACGGGGGTGACGCTCGACGGAACGGATGCTGCCTACCGCGCGTCGCGCGAGGGCGACACGGAGCTCATGACGACCATGTTCCGCGAGGTGCTGACGGGGGAGCACGAGGTGGTCGTGACATACGAGCTGGCCTCGCCCGTGCTGGCTGCGACGGGAGCGCGGGTCGCCGAGGGCTCCGACACCGTCGACCGGCTGCGCTGGACGGCGCTGCTCGAAGGCTGGGAGTCGTCGCCCGGCTGGCAGCAGGACGACGCGCCGTCGCCCCTGACGCTGTCGCTCACGATCCCGGATGCGCTGGCCGGCTCGGCGCTCGCCGCCGGCTGGATCACGGAAGACACCGACTCCTCCGACAGCGCCCGACTGTGGGAGCAGACGGTCGTGCCGTTCGGGCGGGTGGCCTCGGACGCGGCCGACGACACCGGTACCATCGACAGCCGGGAACCCGTGGCCGGCGGCACCCGATACCTGCTCGACGTGCGCGAGGACGGCAACGGCTTCCCGTTCGAGCTGCGGGTCAACGATCTCGGGGCGATGCTCGACTACCCGGCGGGCACCTTCGCCGGGCCCGACCCGGGTGCGCTCGTCTTGCAGAAAGTGCGCGACGCGTTCCCCCTCGCGCTCGTCGTGGCGCTCGGGGTGGTCGCGCTCGCGATCGGTGCGGTGAGTGCGCTCGCGGCGCGTCGGCGCGGCTCGCGGCGGGCGCCGCCCGGGTTCGTGCGCGACCTCGTCTGGTGGCTCGGCAGCTCGACCGCCGTCTCGACGGTGTGGCTGTTCGTCTGGGCGAGCTCCGACATGCCGGGCGACTGGCCCGAGTTCCCGCCCCTCGGCCTTTCTGCTCTCGCCGCGATCGTCGGCGCCGCGGCGTGCTGGGCCTTCACCCTCCGCCAGCAGCCGTCCACCGCCCGAGGCGCGAGTCGCCCCGCCGGTCGCGCGCCGAGCGGCGCCGCACGGGCGAAGAGGTCCGCTACCCGAAGATGA